The sequence ACCTCGGCCAGGATCTCCACATCCCGGACCGGTACCGCACCGGGGCCTCCTTCGTGCACGACCTTCTCGCCTTCGGCATCTTCTTCACCGTCTGCGGCCACCTCTGGATGGCTTCCCGCGACCCGGTCGCCCGCGCCGGCATGCGCACCGGCTACGTCCCCCGCTGGTGGGCCAGGACCGAACACCCGCACTGGGCCGCCCTCGCGCCCGAGGACCTGGATGACGACGTCCCACTGGCCTCGAACGGCGCCGATCAGGATTCGACCGCGCTGCCCTAGTCCCGGCGGGGCCGGTACGTCTTGTACGGGAGGAAACGGTGCATGACGTACAGGTCGACGTCGCCGTTCCAGGGGTGGCGGAAGGCTGACGGCAGCGTGCCGATCACCCGGAAGGCGAGCACCCGCCAGATCGCGACCATCCGGGTGTTGCCGGCGACCACCGCGGTGGACTGCATCGCCCGGTAGCCGAGCTCTGTCGCGTACTCGATCGCGGCCTCGGCCATCGCCCGGTCGGCTCCTTCGGCGGTCCGGTCCGGGTGGGCCATGAAGATCAGCTGCGCGACGTGGTCACCGAGCCCGGCGAGCGCCGGGGTGATCTGCGCGGTCGCGACGATCCGCCCGTCACCCGCGTCGTCCTCCATCACCAGGACGACGGCGGGCTTCGGCAGCATCCACAGTTCCCGGGCGTCCGACTCCTGGGTGTCCGGGTGCCAGGTGTACAGCTCCCCGGCCGCGACCTGTGCGTGCCAGATAGGCCAGATTCCAGGCCAGTCATCGTCAGATGCCAGCCGTGTCTGCACCCACCCGATCCTGCCCGTCCGTCAACCCCCCGGGGGAAAAATCCGGGCACGGGTACTCCTGCACCCCACCAATCTCGCCCGTCAAGGCCCACCAACCACACCAGGCGACGGCTGCGCCACCTACCGTAGTCAACGGGCGGACGAAATCCGCGCCGCGGCCGATCGGCCCGACCCCTCCGTGCGGCCATCCTCTTGATCGCCGCTTCGGCCCTTCAGTGGTCGCGTTCCGCGCGCCATCACGACCACACGAGGGTCAAACCCGGCGATCAAGGCGGCACTGCGGCGCAGGCGGTGATGCGGTCCGCGATGGGGTGTTGACGGGACTAGCTAACGGATGTACATAACCGTTATGCAGATCTACCTAACCGTTATGCAGGCGGCCCGCCCCGCCGTCCCGAACCACAAGGCGCCGTGAGGTACCTGATGCTCGCCCTGTTGGACCGGGGACCGGCCCATGGCTACGAGCTCAAGCGCGCACACGACGACCTGTTCGGCGACGTCGCTCCGCCGATCAACGTCGGGCAGATCTACGTGACCCTCACCCGGCTGGAGCGGGACGGCGCCGTCACGCACCACGTCGCGGAGGGCAGCGGGGGCCCGGACCGCAAGGTCTACGAGCTGACCGACACCGGCCGCAAGTCGCTGCGCGGCTGGCTGGAGGAGCCCAGCGATCTTCCGGTCGGCAAGAGCGACGTCGTGCAGCGGCTGGTCGCCGGGCTGATCTACGACGCCCACGCCGCCCGCGACGGTGAGCCGGCGAAGGCCGGGCCGGGCAGCGCCGCCCGCACGCTCGCCGCGCACCGGTCCCGCTGCCTGCGGGCGCTGCGGGCCCTCGCCGAGGCGGCACCCGTCCGGGACTCGCCCGCCGAGGACGACCTGATTCCCCAGCCGGCCGACCCCGCGGCCCCGGCTGCCGCTCATTTCAGCGTCGCCGGCATTGGCGACCTGCTTCGCGACGCCTCCGTGCTGCACCTGGAGGCCGAGCTGCGCTGGCTCGACATCGTCGAGGCCCGCCTCGCCCAGTACGGGAGGACCTGATCCATGACTACGACGGACCCGAAGACCACAATCGAACCGATTCTCGTCATCACCGCGCTGAAAAGGTCCTTTGGCCGCGGCGAGCGAGCCAGGCCGGCGCTGTGCGGGGTATCCCTGAGCGTCACGCCGGGCGAGTGGGTCGCCGTCGTCGGCCCGAGTGGCTGTGGCAAGTCGACGCTGCTGCACCTGGTCGGCGGCCTGGACACCCCGGACGCCGGCTCGATCCGGATCGGCGGCGACGAGGTGACCACCCTCTCGGCGGCCCGGCGGGCCCTGCTGCGCCGGCGCAGGGTCGGCTTCGTCTTCCAGGCCTACAACCTGGTGCCGCACCTGAACGCGGCCGCGAACGTCGAGCTCGGCCTGCGGGTGGCCGGCGTCGGCCGGCGGGCCGCGAAGGCCCGCGCCGCCGAGGTGCTCGACGCCGTCGGTCTGGGCGACCTCCTGCACGCGCTGCCCGCGACGCTGTCCGGCGGCCAGCAGCAGCGGGTGGCGATCGCCCGCGCGATCGCCACCAGACCCGACCTGGTGCTGGCCGACGAGCCCACCGGCGCGCTGGACACGGCCGCCTCCCGCCGCGTCGTCGAGCTGCTTCGTGAGGAGCACCGGCGTGGCCAGACCCTGATCATGGTGACCCACGACTACGCCGTCGCCGCCGCCGCCGACCGGGTCATCTTCCTGCGCGACGGCCAGATCATCGACGAGCGCCGGCCCGCCGGCCGCCGCACCAGCGACGCTTCTCCCACCGGCCCGAGCGGCGCGCTCGACGAGGCCGACGCCGACGAGACCGCGCTCCACGAGACGGCCGACGAGCTCGCCGACGAGGACGGCGGCCACGGGACGCGACGGGCGCCAGGCGGCAGCGACCTCAACGACCTGCTCGGGCTGGGGAGCTGGTGATGCGCACCGTCCTGCTGCTCGCACTCGCCGGCCTGCGCGGCCGCAGCCGCGCCGGCATCGCGGTCACCGTGCTGGTCCTCGCCTTCTCGGCGCTGGGATTGTCCATCGGCCTCGTGGTCAGCGGCCAGGGCACCAAGGCGATCGACCGTCTCGCGGAGCGCACCAACGTCGCCGACGTCGTCGTCTGGGCGCATGACTCGACCATCGACAAGCCCGGCCCGGCCGCTACCGGGAACGCGACGCCGTCGCCAAGCGCCGTGGCCGCCGAGCTGCGCCAGATACCGGGGGTCCGCACGGTCGTCGGGCCGCTGCGCTTCCTGGACACCACGCTCGTGGTCCCGGCCTCGCCGGCTGGCACCGCGGGCACGAGCGGCGAGTACCACAGCGAGGTCACCTCGCTGGCCGACCCGGCGGTCGCCGTGAACCATCCGGCCCTGGTGGCCGGGCACTGGCTGCGCGGGGCGAACGAGATCGTGCTGGAGCGCAGCGCTGCCGCGGATCTGGGCCTGCGTCCCGGTGACCGGATCGCGCTACGCGGGCCGAGCGGCGACGTTCCCTTCACCCTCGCCGGCACCGCGAACGAGTTGACCGACTGCGGCTTCCCGCAGTGTGGCCAGGCCCGGCTGTGGATCTCGGACGCCGGCCTGTCGCGGGTCGGGCCCGCGGACGGCGTCACCTACTGGGTCGAGGACGCCCCGGGTGTCTCGGCCGAGGCCGTCTCCAGCACGGTCATCGCCCGGTTGGGCCCCGCGGTCATCGGGACGAACACCTGGCCGAGCACCCGGGGCGACCTGGTCCGGATGGAACAGATCTTCGGAAAGATCGTTTCGGCGTTCGGCCTCTTCCTGCTCGTGGCGGTGGGCGTGATCGTCGCCGGCTCGATGACCAGCCGGATGGTGACGAGGCGTCGCGAGATGGCCCTGTTCGCCGCCGTGGGAGTCCGACCGGCCCAGCTCATCGCGGCGTTGCTGGTCGAGCATCTGGTGCTCGGAGCGGTGGCCGCGGTGCTCGGCTGGGTCGCCGCGGCGGAACTGGCGCCGAACGTCGACATCGGCGCGACCGTGACCGGCCGGCCGGCGCCGCACTGGGCGGTGAGTGACCTGCTGGTCAGCGGCGGAGCGCTGCTCCTGCTGCTCACGCTCGCCACGGTGGTGGGCGCGGTGCGCGCCGGCCGGGCGTCGATCGTCGACGCCCTGCGGGACGCGCCGGCGGCCGGCCGGCGCGGCGGCCCACTCGCTCGGCTGACCGCGCTGGTCCCCGGCCGGCTGGCCTTCCTCGGCGTGGGTCGCCTCGCCGCCCGGCCGGTCCGCGGCGCACTCACCGCGCTGACGCTGCTGGTCGCGGTGACCGGGGCCGTCGTCAGCGGCGGGTGGCATCTCACCGTGTCGCACGCGCTCACCAACCCGGCCGCCACCGGTGACCCCTGGCAGGTCATGGTCAGCCGCGGCGACGTCGCGCCCGGCACGGTCGAGGCGGCGCTGAACCAGACGCCCGGGATCTCCGGCTGGTGGTCGGAGACCGAGCGACGTGGCAGCGACCAGGACCTCACCTTCCGGGTCCGCGCGTTCGGCGGGCCACGCGCGCCGGGCTACCGGGTCGGGGCCGGCCGGCTACCGGCAGCCGCGGGCGAGGCCGCCGTCGGCTACGGGCTGCTCGACGAGCTGGGGCTGCGGGTCGGCGAGACGACGACCGTCAACATCGGCGGCGTGGACCACCCCGTCCACATCGTCGGCTGGTACCGGACCACCGAGGACAGCGGGCAGATCCTGGTCATGCCGGTGGCGG is a genomic window of Pseudofrankia inefficax containing:
- a CDS encoding PadR family transcriptional regulator produces the protein MLALLDRGPAHGYELKRAHDDLFGDVAPPINVGQIYVTLTRLERDGAVTHHVAEGSGGPDRKVYELTDTGRKSLRGWLEEPSDLPVGKSDVVQRLVAGLIYDAHAARDGEPAKAGPGSAARTLAAHRSRCLRALRALAEAAPVRDSPAEDDLIPQPADPAAPAAAHFSVAGIGDLLRDASVLHLEAELRWLDIVEARLAQYGRT
- a CDS encoding ABC transporter permease codes for the protein MRTVLLLALAGLRGRSRAGIAVTVLVLAFSALGLSIGLVVSGQGTKAIDRLAERTNVADVVVWAHDSTIDKPGPAATGNATPSPSAVAAELRQIPGVRTVVGPLRFLDTTLVVPASPAGTAGTSGEYHSEVTSLADPAVAVNHPALVAGHWLRGANEIVLERSAAADLGLRPGDRIALRGPSGDVPFTLAGTANELTDCGFPQCGQARLWISDAGLSRVGPADGVTYWVEDAPGVSAEAVSSTVIARLGPAVIGTNTWPSTRGDLVRMEQIFGKIVSAFGLFLLVAVGVIVAGSMTSRMVTRRREMALFAAVGVRPAQLIAALLVEHLVLGAVAAVLGWVAAAELAPNVDIGATVTGRPAPHWAVSDLLVSGGALLLLLTLATVVGAVRAGRASIVDALRDAPAAGRRGGPLARLTALVPGRLAFLGVGRLAARPVRGALTALTLLVAVTGAVVSGGWHLTVSHALTNPAATGDPWQVMVSRGDVAPGTVEAALNQTPGISGWWSETERRGSDQDLTFRVRAFGGPRAPGYRVGAGRLPAAAGEAAVGYGLLDELGLRVGETTTVNIGGVDHPVHIVGWYRTTEDSGQILVMPVAGLGPLAAPSQYRMTLTPGTSPATVQAALAKRLGDGVEISTQSSSITGRTVIESVTTTIILMLALVALTNMLYSLIASNRENARDIAVTGALGLTPRQIVGQGAVAALGLAALALVVGIPVGLLVFRLQVDAVSDSIGLGPGIGQLPSAWFLVGICLATLALACATGAAAARGLVRRPVSDLLRWE
- a CDS encoding ABC transporter ATP-binding protein — protein: MTTTDPKTTIEPILVITALKRSFGRGERARPALCGVSLSVTPGEWVAVVGPSGCGKSTLLHLVGGLDTPDAGSIRIGGDEVTTLSAARRALLRRRRVGFVFQAYNLVPHLNAAANVELGLRVAGVGRRAAKARAAEVLDAVGLGDLLHALPATLSGGQQQRVAIARAIATRPDLVLADEPTGALDTAASRRVVELLREEHRRGQTLIMVTHDYAVAAAADRVIFLRDGQIIDERRPAGRRTSDASPTGPSGALDEADADETALHETADELADEDGGHGTRRAPGGSDLNDLLGLGSW
- a CDS encoding GNAT family N-acetyltransferase, whose product is MQTRLASDDDWPGIWPIWHAQVAAGELYTWHPDTQESDARELWMLPKPAVVLVMEDDAGDGRIVATAQITPALAGLGDHVAQLIFMAHPDRTAEGADRAMAEAAIEYATELGYRAMQSTAVVAGNTRMVAIWRVLAFRVIGTLPSAFRHPWNGDVDLYVMHRFLPYKTYRPRRD